A segment of the Allosaccharopolyspora coralli genome:
GAGCCGTCTTCACGTCCCCGGTCCCCCGGGTGCCTTCCGGGAACACGGCGACGAGACCGCCGGCCCGCAACACCCGCACCGCCGCGAGCAACGGACGCCGATCGGGTTCACCGCGCCGCACCGGCAACTGGCCGATCTTGCGCAGGAACCACCCCAGCGGGCCACGGAAGAGCTCGTGCTTGATGAGGAACACGGCACTGTGGGGCAGCATGCCGAACAACAGTGGCCCCTCCATCAGCGAACTGTGGTTGGCCACCAGCACCAACGGGCCCGAGCTCGGCACCCGCTCGCGGTGGTGAATCCGCACTCGGAAGGGCAGTCGCACGACCGTCGCCCCGATCCACCGGCCCACTCGATGCAACGCGAGCGACCCACCCTCCGGCAACACCGACCCGGCGTCGTGCGACGCGGCCCCGGACGCGCCTGCGCGCTCGGCGCTCACCGGCCCGTCCGTTCCACTCCGGCGAGTAGGGCACGCTCGGTCACCAGCTCGCGCAACCGAGCCAGCACGCCGGGAACGTCCAACTCGGTGGTGTCGACCTCGACGGCGTCGTCGGCTCGACGCAGCGGCGAGACCGCGCGCTGCGAGTCGATCGTGTCCCGCCGCTGCACGTCGTCCCGCGTCCGGTCGACGTCGCTCACGCGGCCGTCCGCGGAGTCCTGAGCACTCCGACGCAGAGCACGGGTGTGCGCGGAGGCAGTCAGGTAGACCTTGAGTCCTGCCTCCGGCGCCACGACACCTCCGATGTCGCGGCCTTCGACCACGACCCCGCCGGGCGAGGCGAGAGCCTCGTCGATCAGCCGACGCTGCTCGGCGACGAGCAGTTCCCGCACCCGTGCGACCGCAGAGACCGCCGAGACCGCACCGGTGACCTCCGCGCCCCGGATCTCACGATCGACGTCTTCGCCGTCCAGCGACACGCCGGGACGCTCCGGTTCGGTACTCATCTCGAGTCTGAGCGACTCCGACACCGACGCCACGGCCGCCGCGTCACCCGGGTCGGTCCCGGCGCGCAGCACCGCCAATGTCACCGCCCGGTACATCGCACCCGTGTCCAGGTACGACGCTCCCAATGCCGTCGCCAGCCCGCGCGCGACCGTGGACTTGCCCGTCCCCGACGGCCCATCCAGCGCGACGACACCTCGCAGTCGTGCCTGTGCCACGTCGCCCGTCCTCCTCGTCACGTCGCCACCGGTCACCGTCCACCGCACCCGCCGCAGCACCCACGTGCACATGCGGGAGCACCCACGGACGGAAAGGGGAACCAGCCCTTCATTCTGCCTGGTACGGCCCGCCGACTCCCACCCGCATCCGGTTACCGGTCACGGCTGCCGCCGACGACGACCGAACAGCGGGAGCGGAGACGCTCGCCACGGGGTCCCGACGTAGCCGGTACCGCGCACACCGGACCATTCACACATTCGCCGACGAACCGACACAAACCTCCGACCTGCGAGAATGCCCTCACACCTGCGGAGTGGGACCGGCGTAGGCTCCCCCGCGTGGATGTCACAGTGACCCCGCTGCCGGGACTCGGTACCCAACAGGACTTCAGCACCCGATCCGGACATCGCGTCGGCGTCATCTCCTATCGGGACGGCCGGTTCGAGCTGATCGTCTCCGACCACGACGACCCCGACAAGATCGCGGCCTCGGTGGCGCTGACGACGCACGAGACGAGCGCCCTGGCGAACCTGCTCGGTGCCCCGCACCTCGTCGCCCAGCTCACCGAACAGCAGAGCGAGGTCACCGGAGTCACGACATGGCAACTGCCGGTCGGCACCGGATCGCCGTTCGACGGCCTGCCCCTGTCCGCGACGGAGATGCGGACGCGGACCTCCACCTCGATCGTCGCGGTCGTCCGCAGCGCGACGGTGCACCCCTCTCCCCGGCCCGACTTCCTGTTCGCCGGCGGTGACCTGGTGATCGTCGTTGGCACCCCCGAAGGCCTC
Coding sequences within it:
- a CDS encoding lysophospholipid acyltransferase family protein gives rise to the protein MSAERAGASGAASHDAGSVLPEGGSLALHRVGRWIGATVVRLPFRVRIHHRERVPSSGPLVLVANHSSLMEGPLLFGMLPHSAVFLIKHELFRGPLGWFLRKIGQLPVRRGEPDRRPLLAAVRVLRAGGLVAVFPEGTRGTGDVKTAQDGAAWLARTSGARVLPVVCRGTYRPPGSRRRFLPRVDVLFGEPVTLTGAKGRTGLSEATEQIRDELVALVAELDRTVGGGRDDKARGKQA
- the cmk gene encoding (d)CMP kinase, which translates into the protein MAQARLRGVVALDGPSGTGKSTVARGLATALGASYLDTGAMYRAVTLAVLRAGTDPGDAAAVASVSESLRLEMSTEPERPGVSLDGEDVDREIRGAEVTGAVSAVSAVARVRELLVAEQRRLIDEALASPGGVVVEGRDIGGVVAPEAGLKVYLTASAHTRALRRSAQDSADGRVSDVDRTRDDVQRRDTIDSQRAVSPLRRADDAVEVDTTELDVPGVLARLRELVTERALLAGVERTGR
- a CDS encoding cation:proton antiporter regulatory subunit — protein: MDVTVTPLPGLGTQQDFSTRSGHRVGVISYRDGRFELIVSDHDDPDKIAASVALTTHETSALANLLGAPHLVAQLTEQQSEVTGVTTWQLPVGTGSPFDGLPLSATEMRTRTSTSIVAVVRSATVHPSPRPDFLFAGGDLVIVVGTPEGLKAASEILERGTD